The Clostridium septicum genome contains a region encoding:
- a CDS encoding lytic transglycosylase domain-containing protein produces the protein MKFKRIIIFLLTIVIIYIAVIFSMKQYIFPYKYTEYVDKYSKEYDLDPLLVMAVIKAESDFDEKAVSNRGAKGLMQVMDNTGEWACKEIGINYFMPSMLMDPEFNIRIGCWYLNNLRNEFGDLDLIIAAYNGGSGNVNKWLNDDEYSKDGETLTYIPFKETKKYVDKVKINYSVYKYLYKK, from the coding sequence ATGAAGTTTAAGCGTATTATAATATTCCTTCTTACAATAGTTATAATATATATTGCGGTAATTTTTTCAATGAAGCAGTATATATTTCCTTATAAATATACTGAATATGTAGATAAATATAGCAAGGAATATGATTTAGATCCATTATTAGTAATGGCTGTTATAAAAGCTGAAAGCGATTTTGATGAGAAAGCTGTATCTAATAGAGGTGCCAAAGGGTTAATGCAGGTAATGGATAATACTGGAGAATGGGCATGTAAGGAAATTGGTATAAATTATTTTATGCCAAGTATGCTTATGGATCCTGAATTTAATATAAGAATTGGCTGTTGGTATTTAAATAATTTAAGAAATGAATTTGGAGACTTAGATTTAATTATAGCAGCTTATAATGGTGGAAGTGGGAATGTAAATAAATGGTTAAATGATGATGAGTATTCAAAAGACGGTGAGACATTAACATATATACCATTTAAAGAAACAAAGAAATATGTTGATAAAGTAAAGATTAACTATAGTGTTTATAAGTACTTATATAAGAAATAA
- a CDS encoding type 1 glutamine amidotransferase: MELNICHLYPDLLNVYGDVGNILILKHRAEARGIKVNIINTSLNDDFDHENIDFLFFGGGQDYEQSIVSEDLNTNKKDSIKKFVESGKVTLAICGGYQLLGNYYRAPNGEKINGLGILDIYTESGDTRFIGNTVIYNEDFNETYVGFENHSGKTYINNLKPLGKCKHGYGNNGEDGLEGCIYKNTFCTYFHGSLLSKNPELADKFLKLALENKYGEINLEPLDDSLELKAKEVMINRLDSK, translated from the coding sequence ATGGAATTAAACATTTGTCATCTTTATCCAGATTTGCTTAATGTTTATGGAGATGTTGGAAACATACTGATTCTTAAACATAGAGCTGAAGCTAGAGGAATAAAGGTTAATATTATAAATACTTCATTAAATGATGACTTTGACCATGAAAATATAGATTTTCTATTTTTCGGTGGAGGTCAAGATTACGAACAATCAATAGTATCTGAAGATCTTAATACAAATAAAAAAGATTCTATAAAAAAATTCGTAGAATCTGGTAAAGTTACTCTTGCTATTTGTGGCGGCTATCAATTACTTGGAAATTATTATAGAGCCCCAAATGGTGAAAAAATAAATGGTTTAGGCATATTAGATATATATACTGAAAGTGGAGATACTCGTTTTATTGGAAATACTGTTATATATAATGAAGATTTTAATGAAACTTATGTTGGTTTTGAAAACCATTCTGGTAAAACATATATTAACAATTTGAAACCACTTGGTAAATGTAAACATGGATATGGAAATAATGGTGAAGATGGTTTAGAAGGATGTATCTATAAAAATACTTTCTGTACTTATTTTCACGGATCATTACTTTCCAAAAATCCAGAACTTGCAGATAAATTTTTAAAATTAGCTTTAGAAAATAAGTATGGTGAAATTAATCTTGAACCTCTTGATGATTCATTAGAATTGAAAGCTAAAGAGGTAATGATAAATAGGCTTGACTCTAAATAA
- a CDS encoding alpha/beta hydrolase — translation MENFIFRDKEGLDINYYKWSPDVDEVKGIIQIAHGMTETALRYDYFAKKLTKEGYIVYAHDHRGHGDTAKSKENLGYVADDEGFYWMVNDIKELNDIIKKENPNKKVVLFGHSMGSFLSQRYFQLYGDKIDGLILSGSNGRPKNITKLGILVAKLEMTIKGRKAKSRLMDKLSFGDFNNNFKPNRSNYDWLCSVEEEVDKYIQDEKCGFICSTSFYYDLIRGLWDIHKEENLNGVPKNKPVYIFSGDKDPVGYFGVGVKNLYETLKRNGVSDIEYKLYENGRHEMLNEKNKDEVILDIIDWIKCKII, via the coding sequence ATGGAGAATTTTATCTTTAGGGATAAAGAAGGATTAGATATAAATTATTATAAGTGGAGTCCTGATGTGGATGAAGTCAAAGGAATTATACAAATAGCTCATGGTATGACAGAAACAGCATTAAGATATGATTATTTTGCTAAAAAGTTAACTAAAGAAGGATATATAGTTTATGCACATGATCATAGGGGGCATGGAGATACTGCTAAATCTAAAGAAAATTTAGGATATGTTGCTGATGATGAAGGCTTTTATTGGATGGTAAATGATATTAAAGAATTAAATGATATTATAAAAAAAGAAAATCCAAATAAAAAGGTTGTGTTATTTGGACATAGTATGGGATCTTTTTTAAGTCAAAGATATTTTCAACTATATGGAGATAAAATAGATGGATTAATACTTTCAGGCAGTAATGGAAGACCTAAGAATATAACTAAGTTAGGTATATTAGTTGCAAAATTAGAAATGACTATTAAAGGAAGGAAAGCTAAAAGCAGATTGATGGATAAGCTATCTTTTGGAGACTTTAATAATAATTTTAAGCCAAATAGATCTAATTATGATTGGTTATGTTCAGTTGAGGAAGAAGTAGATAAATATATACAAGATGAAAAGTGTGGTTTTATATGTTCAACCTCGTTTTATTATGATTTAATTAGAGGTTTATGGGATATACATAAAGAGGAAAATTTAAATGGAGTCCCTAAGAATAAGCCAGTATATATTTTTTCAGGAGATAAAGATCCAGTTGGGTATTTTGGAGTTGGAGTAAAAAATCTTTATGAAACTTTAAAAAGAAATGGTGTAAGTGATATAGAATATAAATTATATGAAAATGGAAGACATGAAATGTTAAACGAGAAAAATAAAGATGAAGTTATATTAGATATTATAGATTGGATAAAATGCAAGATTATATAA
- a CDS encoding flavin reductase family protein has product MKKIDFKGSVVLNPVPVVLITSRSLEGKDNVFTVGWTGTVCTKPPMLSISIRPERLSYEYIKDTMEFIVNIPSAKMVKAVDFCGVKPGKKIDKIKEMGFTMKEGTNVNVAYIDECPITIECKVIQIIKLGTHDMFIAEVLASHINDSLIDEKGKIHFEKGDLISYCHGEYFKLPQNSIGSFGFSVAKKKNVSNTKNNKRKSSNISNKKKYATKKTKHI; this is encoded by the coding sequence ATGAAAAAAATTGATTTTAAAGGTAGCGTAGTACTAAACCCTGTACCTGTAGTATTAATAACTTCTAGAAGTTTAGAAGGTAAAGATAATGTATTTACTGTAGGTTGGACTGGAACTGTATGTACAAAACCCCCAATGCTTTCTATATCTATAAGACCTGAAAGATTATCTTATGAATATATAAAAGATACAATGGAATTTATAGTTAACATACCTTCTGCTAAAATGGTAAAAGCTGTTGATTTTTGTGGTGTTAAACCTGGTAAAAAAATTGATAAAATAAAAGAAATGGGATTTACTATGAAAGAAGGAACTAATGTTAACGTTGCTTATATAGATGAATGCCCTATTACAATCGAATGTAAAGTAATTCAAATCATTAAGTTAGGAACTCATGATATGTTTATTGCAGAAGTTTTAGCTTCTCATATAAACGATTCCCTTATTGATGAAAAAGGAAAGATTCACTTTGAAAAAGGTGATTTAATTTCTTACTGTCATGGTGAATATTTTAAATTACCGCAAAATTCAATAGGAAGTTTTGGTTTTTCTGTAGCCAAAAAGAAAAATGTTTCTAATACTAAAAATAATAAAAGAAAGTCCTCTAATATTAGTAATAAGAAAAAATATGCTACCAAGAAAACTAAACATATTTAA
- a CDS encoding 50S ribosomal protein L11 methyltransferase produces the protein MKILTYTILNSDLDSKIELLQINDIFNVFYDAPLEITKDNYGYGYLEKTDEPIKLKVAFDENEKDFEEFKNLVTSLLETKLESIEEVNYDYTNYDFPIIEINDEWVLASPDENINNKNKINFISQGAFGTGMHETTKDLLNLILTKLDLQDKNILDIGTGSGILSIASSIIGASSVTALDIRDVTDEVELNASLNGLYNVNILIGDVLSGEIKINDKFQWIYINIGGEETKLFMDFIKEHLAVNGNILVSGLVEWSFDEVRQAIESYGFNLKEKYQTNEWVTAVFN, from the coding sequence ATGAAGATTCTAACTTATACTATACTTAATAGTGATTTAGATTCAAAAATTGAACTTTTACAAATTAATGATATTTTTAACGTTTTTTATGATGCTCCCCTAGAAATAACAAAAGATAACTATGGATATGGTTACTTAGAAAAAACTGATGAACCTATCAAACTTAAAGTGGCTTTTGATGAGAATGAAAAAGATTTTGAAGAATTTAAAAATCTAGTAACATCTTTATTAGAAACTAAACTTGAAAGTATTGAAGAAGTAAACTATGATTATACAAATTATGATTTTCCTATAATTGAAATTAATGATGAATGGGTTTTAGCATCTCCAGATGAAAATATAAATAATAAAAATAAAATTAATTTTATATCTCAAGGTGCATTTGGAACAGGAATGCATGAAACAACAAAAGATCTTTTAAACCTAATTCTTACAAAACTTGACTTACAAGATAAAAATATTTTAGATATAGGTACAGGTTCTGGAATATTATCTATAGCCTCTTCTATTATAGGGGCTTCATCAGTAACTGCACTTGATATACGAGATGTTACAGATGAAGTAGAATTAAATGCATCTCTTAACGGTCTTTATAATGTAAATATTCTTATTGGAGATGTTTTATCAGGAGAAATTAAAATAAATGATAAATTCCAATGGATTTATATAAATATAGGTGGAGAAGAAACTAAACTGTTCATGGACTTTATAAAAGAACATTTAGCTGTTAACGGTAATATACTAGTTTCAGGACTAGTTGAATGGAGTTTTGATGAAGTAAGACAGGCTATTGAAAGTTATGGTTTTAATCTAAAGGAAAAGTATCAAACTAACGAATGGGTTACTGCAGTTTTTAACTAA
- a CDS encoding Mur ligase family protein — MKTISIKSVLSIIASKITIFLTKTILKGGTTFPGKVALKLDKNILSKVSKGYKVILVTGTNGKTTTTSMIYNIVKESGYKVITNNTGANLFPGIVTTFIDNYKFFNKTTDSYAIIEVDEANLKYITEYITPEIITVTNLFRDQLDRYGEVYTTLTKILDGVKLVPNSTLILNGDESLLGKLDIKNKTVFYGFNAAISENKEIDVNADAKFCKFCKSPYEYNHITYNHLGDFYCTGCGYKRSEIKYAVNEIIDLTAESSTIKFNNLPITVSQSGVYNIYNALCAYAITKELGIDDDTIKKSLENQSSSFGRQEILNIDGKDIKIILVKNPAGYNQALDTICLNKDSFSTAFLLNDNYADGRDVSWIWDVDFEKLHTLNIDEVFISGMRCYDMAVRLKIAGLDPNKFILEETFENLTEKIKTGSNNKIYVLATYTAMINFRKYLHSKGYIDKLW; from the coding sequence GTGAAGACAATTAGTATTAAGTCAGTATTAAGCATTATAGCTTCAAAAATTACAATTTTTCTAACAAAAACAATACTAAAAGGAGGAACTACATTTCCTGGTAAAGTAGCTCTAAAATTAGATAAGAATATATTATCTAAAGTTTCTAAAGGATATAAAGTCATTCTAGTTACTGGTACAAATGGTAAAACAACTACAACTAGCATGATTTATAATATTGTAAAAGAAAGTGGTTATAAAGTAATAACTAATAATACAGGAGCAAATTTATTTCCTGGTATTGTTACTACATTCATAGATAACTATAAGTTTTTCAATAAAACTACAGATAGCTACGCTATTATAGAAGTGGATGAAGCAAATCTTAAATATATAACAGAATATATAACTCCAGAAATAATTACTGTTACTAACCTATTTAGAGATCAGCTTGATAGATATGGTGAAGTTTATACTACGCTTACTAAGATACTAGATGGCGTTAAACTTGTTCCAAATTCAACTCTTATTTTAAATGGAGATGAATCATTACTTGGAAAACTAGATATAAAAAATAAAACTGTTTTCTATGGCTTTAATGCAGCAATTAGTGAAAATAAAGAAATAGATGTTAATGCAGACGCGAAATTCTGTAAATTTTGCAAATCTCCTTATGAGTATAATCATATTACATATAATCACTTAGGTGATTTTTACTGTACAGGCTGTGGATATAAAAGATCTGAAATTAAGTATGCTGTAAATGAAATTATAGATTTAACAGCTGAAAGTTCAACTATAAAATTTAATAACTTACCTATTACTGTAAGTCAATCTGGTGTTTATAACATCTACAATGCACTATGTGCTTATGCTATTACGAAAGAACTTGGAATTGATGATGACACTATAAAAAAATCCTTAGAAAATCAAAGTTCAAGTTTTGGTAGACAAGAAATATTGAATATAGATGGTAAAGATATAAAAATAATATTAGTTAAAAACCCAGCTGGTTATAATCAAGCATTAGATACTATATGTTTAAATAAAGATTCATTTAGTACAGCATTTTTATTAAATGATAATTATGCTGATGGTAGAGATGTCTCTTGGATATGGGATGTTGATTTTGAAAAACTTCATACATTAAATATAGATGAAGTCTTTATATCAGGTATGCGTTGTTATGATATGGCCGTTAGACTTAAAATAGCCGGTCTAGATCCTAATAAATTTATATTAGAAGAAACTTTTGAAAATCTAACAGAAAAAATTAAAACAGGTAGCAATAATAAAATTTATGTACTAGCAACTTATACTGCAATGATAAATTTTAGAAAGTACCTACATTCAAAAGGTTACATTGATAAACTTTGGTAA
- a CDS encoding D-alanyl-D-alanine carboxypeptidase family protein — protein MKRKNVFRSLALALSISLLAPLAGRVKAEETNISNPEVTGEAAIVMDMDTNEIIYSKNADEKHSLASTTKLLTALLFAENKTKEDKIPFTEAASKQPDAALNVNYKRMNIGDTLTGEDAMESLLIFSANDAAYMIAESVAGSVENFAKLMNDRVAKLGLKNSHFINPNGIEESPTDYNYATPYDLAIIAKEAFKNEWVRNTMDVQNPPARIDITGSTFILESRNKNLGKNGNIGGKTGTETQAGHCFVGFYERDGRKLITVVLGAEYGADGTSVFKDTEKIADYGYGAEKQIYKKAGDEVSTVDLEYKVFRFFGPKKTITAPVKLTQDVMYYKNDFNDKNSKIEFLSEDKNAWKLTGGKEVSLTFSTLSHTEEVKGTVDVSAGELLKSNLPFYLAFILIIAIIIILVLVIIRIISMRKRRYRRRRY, from the coding sequence TTGAAAAGAAAAAACGTATTTAGATCATTAGCACTAGCTCTTTCCATATCTTTATTGGCACCTTTAGCTGGTAGAGTTAAGGCAGAAGAAACAAACATTTCTAACCCAGAGGTAACTGGTGAAGCTGCTATAGTAATGGATATGGATACTAACGAAATAATTTATTCAAAAAACGCTGATGAAAAACATTCATTAGCCAGTACTACTAAATTATTAACAGCTTTATTATTTGCTGAAAATAAGACAAAAGAAGATAAAATTCCTTTTACAGAAGCTGCTTCAAAACAACCTGATGCTGCTCTTAATGTAAACTATAAGAGAATGAATATAGGGGATACTCTAACAGGTGAAGATGCAATGGAATCTCTTCTTATATTCTCTGCCAATGATGCTGCCTACATGATAGCAGAATCAGTTGCTGGAAGTGTAGAAAACTTTGCTAAACTAATGAATGATAGAGTTGCAAAGTTAGGTTTAAAGAATTCACACTTTATCAACCCAAATGGAATAGAAGAAAGTCCTACTGATTATAATTATGCTACACCATATGACTTAGCTATAATTGCTAAAGAAGCATTTAAAAACGAATGGGTAAGAAATACTATGGATGTTCAAAATCCACCTGCTAGAATAGATATTACCGGCTCTACATTTATCTTAGAAAGTAGAAATAAAAATTTAGGTAAAAACGGAAATATAGGTGGTAAGACTGGTACAGAAACTCAAGCTGGACACTGTTTTGTAGGATTCTATGAAAGAGATGGTAGAAAATTAATTACTGTTGTTTTAGGTGCAGAATACGGTGCTGATGGAACATCTGTATTTAAAGATACAGAAAAAATAGCAGATTATGGTTATGGCGCTGAAAAACAAATTTACAAAAAAGCTGGAGATGAAGTTTCAACTGTTGATTTAGAATATAAAGTATTTAGATTCTTCGGTCCAAAGAAAACTATAACTGCTCCTGTAAAATTAACTCAAGATGTTATGTACTACAAAAATGATTTTAATGATAAAAATTCTAAAATCGAATTTTTAAGTGAAGATAAAAATGCATGGAAATTAACAGGAGGTAAAGAAGTCTCTTTAACATTCTCTACTCTTTCTCATACCGAAGAAGTAAAAGGAACTGTTGATGTTTCTGCTGGAGAATTATTAAAATCTAATTTACCTTTCTATTTAGCATTTATTTTAATAATAGCTATAATAATAATATTAGTTTTAGTTATTATTAGAATTATCAGTATGAGAAAAAGACGTTATAGAAGAAGACGATATTAA
- a CDS encoding polysaccharide deacetylase family protein, translating into MFKINRYKKKFGIIGIFFIIFTITIFNYIPVYTIHSENQKKVVYLTFDDGPTPNVTKEILNILNRNSIKGSFFIVGSNARENKEILKRLHEDDMCIMPHADLHEYDEIFKSVDDYFKDLNNCQKTISSIIGKENFKFIRIPGGSDNSNGSPEVIQEVKNKIKSENRYYIDWTVDSGDTEEQSVSVNFISSRIREYGGLYPVEVVLMHDIGGKETTIASLQYVIDFYKERGYEFNSLDNIEDSQVEYLKKIKVINK; encoded by the coding sequence GTGTTCAAAATTAATAGGTACAAAAAAAAATTTGGAATTATAGGCATTTTTTTTATTATTTTTACCATTACTATTTTTAATTATATCCCTGTTTATACAATTCATTCAGAAAATCAAAAGAAAGTAGTGTATTTGACCTTTGATGATGGGCCAACGCCTAATGTAACTAAAGAAATTTTAAATATTCTAAATAGAAATAGTATAAAGGGAAGCTTTTTTATTGTAGGCAGTAATGCTAGAGAAAATAAGGAAATATTAAAAAGATTACATGAAGATGATATGTGTATAATGCCACATGCAGATTTACATGAATATGATGAGATATTTAAAAGTGTAGATGATTATTTTAAAGATTTAAATAATTGCCAGAAAACTATTTCTTCTATTATAGGTAAGGAGAATTTTAAATTTATAAGAATACCTGGTGGATCAGATAATTCTAATGGCAGTCCAGAAGTAATACAGGAAGTAAAAAATAAAATAAAAAGTGAAAATAGATACTATATAGATTGGACAGTTGATTCAGGAGATACTGAAGAACAAAGTGTTTCAGTAAATTTTATCTCTTCTAGAATAAGAGAGTATGGGGGATTGTATCCGGTAGAAGTAGTATTGATGCATGATATTGGTGGAAAAGAAACTACAATAGCATCTCTTCAGTACGTTATAGATTTTTATAAAGAAAGAGGATATGAATTTAATAGTTTAGATAATATAGAGGATAGCCAAGTGGAGTATCTAAAGAAAATAAAAGTTATAAATAAATAA
- the coaE gene encoding dephospho-CoA kinase (Dephospho-CoA kinase (CoaE) performs the final step in coenzyme A biosynthesis.), with the protein MIKVGLTGGIGSGKSTVSKMLIEKGFPIIDADVISQDVLKKYPEILEKVKIEFGSGFFDWRGEFRRREFGNHIFRFPKQRKKYEEIIIPYIKKEILEALNEHEKKGSKIVILDAPTLIENNLQNNMDFVILVWVDGNTQIQRIKNRDKLGREEAINRINAQMSLEKKKEFASIILDNNGDLLNTKNQVEGLVEFFKEIC; encoded by the coding sequence ATGATTAAGGTAGGGTTAACAGGAGGAATTGGATCAGGAAAGAGTACAGTTTCCAAAATGTTAATAGAAAAGGGATTTCCAATAATTGATGCAGATGTTATATCTCAAGATGTTCTTAAAAAATATCCAGAGATATTAGAAAAGGTTAAAATTGAATTTGGATCTGGCTTTTTTGATTGGAGAGGAGAATTTAGAAGAAGGGAATTTGGTAACCATATTTTTAGATTTCCAAAGCAAAGAAAAAAGTATGAAGAAATAATTATTCCATATATAAAAAAAGAAATATTAGAAGCATTAAATGAGCATGAGAAAAAGGGAAGTAAAATTGTAATACTTGATGCACCTACTCTAATTGAAAATAATCTTCAAAATAACATGGATTTTGTTATTTTAGTTTGGGTAGATGGTAATACTCAAATACAAAGAATAAAAAATAGAGATAAATTAGGTAGGGAAGAAGCAATTAATAGAATAAACGCTCAAATGTCTTTAGAAAAGAAAAAAGAATTTGCTAGTATAATATTAGATAATAATGGAGATCTATTAAATACTAAAAATCAAGTTGAAGGATTAGTAGAATTTTTCAAAGAAATTTGTTAG
- a CDS encoding sensor histidine kinase, whose product MEDNNFANEIFCNDKVFYVENKFFCKNLIRFMIMNLAIMILFTKKNIMGFMILELISLVFSMVALMFVIHSGYFSKKKLYKVLEIHLGLICFIYIIRLFPSTYLGGMNYPPNSMQVIWDNNFNFILLYYLISKYRKESSNSVYFEYAFWIIAKIACNIINNNLLGNLFIDTTYLALELMLLVAAMFNMKKEKIINNNKVNVFMINLLLSLTVTIVAIFLKDAYIVDLSVAKFIIYEACMLSLMFNLVESTYNFIFRNTYEENRKLELVNNRIKVRNIEMERSQELMIERERMYRNFLEVIPKPIVEISMHNERILYCNKSFLHLINEKNIRNIINKKVDSIIDHNIYFNDILHLDENKGYLGSTKGKEVKNLEIRLLKVSEENERIMISLEDITENIEMERMKKEVEENKLKDILKKNFLSHISHDLKTPINVIYSATQIADILVNNNDVNNLKKYNEISSKNCVTLIQLTNNLIDISKINIECLHPKLEVRNIVEDIEEKVISLAEYIKGKKINLIFDTSEEEIYVNSDREFMERIILNLILNSVKFTRPDGYIFIDIKADYEKVYIEVRDTGKGMSKEFVNQAFDKYSMENINTRMEDGSGVGLFVVYNLVKKQNGSIKIESEIGKGSIFTIEFSRVKVNGF is encoded by the coding sequence TTGGAGGACAATAATTTCGCTAATGAGATATTTTGCAATGATAAAGTTTTTTATGTAGAGAATAAATTTTTTTGTAAAAATTTAATTAGATTTATGATTATGAATTTAGCAATTATGATTCTTTTTACTAAAAAGAATATTATGGGATTTATGATATTAGAATTGATATCTTTAGTGTTTAGTATGGTGGCTCTAATGTTTGTTATACATAGTGGATACTTTAGCAAAAAAAAGTTGTATAAGGTTTTGGAAATACACTTAGGTTTAATCTGTTTTATATATATAATTAGATTATTTCCAAGTACTTATTTAGGTGGAATGAATTATCCTCCTAATAGCATGCAAGTTATATGGGATAATAATTTCAATTTTATATTATTGTATTACTTAATTTCAAAATATAGAAAGGAAAGTTCAAACTCTGTATATTTTGAATATGCATTTTGGATTATAGCTAAAATAGCTTGTAATATAATAAATAATAATTTATTAGGAAATTTGTTTATAGATACTACTTACTTAGCTTTAGAATTAATGTTATTAGTAGCTGCTATGTTTAATATGAAGAAAGAAAAAATAATTAATAATAATAAAGTAAATGTTTTTATGATTAATTTACTACTGTCTTTGACAGTAACTATAGTAGCAATATTTTTAAAAGATGCATATATTGTAGATTTAAGTGTAGCAAAATTTATTATATATGAAGCATGTATGTTGTCATTAATGTTTAATTTAGTAGAGAGTACTTATAATTTTATATTTAGAAATACTTATGAGGAAAATAGAAAACTTGAGTTGGTTAACAATAGAATAAAAGTTAGAAATATCGAAATGGAGCGTTCTCAAGAGTTAATGATTGAAAGAGAAAGAATGTATAGAAACTTTTTAGAAGTTATTCCTAAGCCTATAGTTGAGATTAGCATGCATAATGAAAGGATTCTTTATTGTAATAAAAGCTTTTTACATTTAATCAATGAGAAAAATATAAGAAATATTATAAATAAAAAAGTAGATTCTATAATTGATCATAATATATATTTTAATGATATTTTACATTTAGATGAGAATAAAGGATATTTAGGTTCTACAAAAGGAAAAGAAGTTAAAAATCTAGAAATAAGATTGCTTAAAGTAAGTGAAGAAAATGAGAGAATTATGATAAGTTTGGAGGATATTACTGAGAATATAGAGATGGAAAGAATGAAAAAGGAAGTGGAGGAAAATAAATTAAAAGATATATTAAAGAAGAATTTTTTATCTCATATATCTCATGATCTTAAAACTCCTATTAATGTCATTTATTCAGCAACTCAAATAGCCGATATATTAGTGAACAACAATGATGTAAATAACCTTAAAAAGTATAATGAAATAAGTAGTAAAAACTGTGTAACATTAATACAACTTACTAATAATCTAATAGATATTAGTAAAATAAATATAGAATGTTTACATCCTAAATTAGAAGTAAGAAATATTGTAGAGGATATTGAAGAAAAAGTTATTTCATTAGCTGAGTATATTAAAGGTAAAAAAATAAACTTAATTTTTGACACATCAGAAGAAGAGATTTATGTAAATAGCGATAGAGAATTTATGGAGAGAATAATTTTAAATCTTATTTTAAATTCAGTTAAGTTTACAAGACCTGATGGATATATATTTATAGATATAAAAGCTGATTATGAAAAGGTGTATATAGAAGTTAGGGATACTGGAAAGGGAATGAGTAAAGAATTTGTAAATCAAGCTTTTGACAAATATTCGATGGAAAATATAAATACAAGAATGGAAGATGGATCAGGAGTTGGATTATTTGTGGTTTATAATTTAGTAAAAAAACAAAATGGTAGTATAAAAATAGAAAGTGAAATAGGAAAGGGTAGTATATTTACTATTGAATTTTCAAGGGTAAAAGTAAATGGATTTTAA